Proteins from a single region of Punica granatum isolate Tunisia-2019 chromosome 8, ASM765513v2, whole genome shotgun sequence:
- the LOC116188522 gene encoding TMV resistance protein N-like isoform X1, translating to MDSVIPGAEYQVFLSFRGPDTRQGFADCLYHYMIDAGLRVFRDNEEIRQGEKIEEILRAIDNSAICMPIFSQGYASSKWCLRELAEMVEKKKKIMPIFYDVTPDDVKLKTPLYRDALQRHEDKNEKTQWENALEKVAKIKGSKLEDIGYGELCKLIVKEVLANLKVKNRVVTNNLVEMDESIENMLAYLDIQAPGVRCVVVHGIGGSGKTTLAKTLFNQLSTRFEACSFLADIRESSKHELKHLQKKLIRDLLPKDSGTISDTDGGLNILQERLHNKKVLIVLDDVDKREQIERLAGSSSWFSPGSRIIVTTRDTRVLVAEQEHMKEGNGKKSEELWTLEMGEMNFERALQLFSRHAFKMDYPPSDFLNLSKDVISVIGRLPLALEITGSYLCGKPKEAWEDNRNMMVRIPQKNIQKTLMISSEALDFRAKQIFLDIACLPTKTQIKTANYMWESCGFRPEMGTKELILASIIKVRDDGELWMHDYLKDLGKEIICIENFMDSGMRSRLWDHEEALGILKRKEGSENIQVLYLLSDDPTQKCNLFQGHFRKFRNLRLLYLHGINIVRNFEHRFQKLRWLSWHSCPSDFKATNLYMENLAILDLSNSDICEEWEGWSQRKAGDNLKVLDLSSCKISGTSNLPRYGNLERLLLNNCQHLTRLSCSIGNLKKLKHLDLRDCGSLQDLPEEIGSLEALEELFLSNCSPDFTTLPDSIGNLKSLVVLDIYYVRIVTLPDTISELRKLKRLSLRSWWIERLPETLGDIQTLVELDLDYTYTAQLPDSIGRLKKLRHLCLSLCQCLETLPSSIGYLEELIILNMSHCEVKTLPRSIGMMKKLEELHALGSYLEEIPPEIGSLSCLRTMDLSGTNLSWLPSTIDQLSSLENLSVLCEELKELPKLPAGLVHLWAFPDVLETVILDLSNKSNQINLVSINGLGVEEWRKKPNQNGDNLLAAGKPRF from the exons ATGGACTCGGTCATACCAGGAGCTGAGTATCAAGTGTTCCTGAGCTTTAGGGGCCCGGATACTCGACAAGGGTTTGCAGACTGCCTTTATCATTACATGATTGAtgcaggacttcgcgtcttcAGAGACAATGAAGAGATTCGCCAAGGTGAGAAGATCGAAGAGATCCTAAGAGCCATAGACAACTCAGCCATCTGCATGCCCATCTTCTCACAGGGCTATGCTTCTAGCAAGTGGTGCCTCCGTGAACTAGCTGAAATggtggagaagaaaaaaaagattatgccTATCTTCTATGATGTGACTCCTGATGATGTAAAGCTCAAAACGCCTCTTTATCGTGATGCTCTGCAAAGACATGAGGATAAAAATGAGAAGACGCAGTGGGAGAATGCACTGGAGAAGGTGGCTAAAATAAAAGGATCGAAACTAGAAGATATTGG TTATGGTGAGTTATGCAAATTAATTGTCAAAGAGGTCTTGGCTAATTTGAAGGTAAAAAATCGGGTTGTAACTAACAACCTAGTAGAAATGGATGAAAGTATTGAAAACATGTTGGCCTACTTAGACATTCAAGCTCCTGGAGTGAGATGTGTGGTTGTTCATGGAATAGGCGGTAGCGGCAAGACAACTCTTGCCAAGACTTTGTTCAATCAACTATCAACCCGCTTTGAGGCTTGTAGTTTCCTAGCAGATATTCGAGAGTCTTCAAAACATGAACTTAAGCATCTGCAGAAAAAGCTAATTCGTGATCTTCTACCAAAAGACTCAGGAACTATTTCGGATACCGATGGTGGGCTCAACATCCTCCAAGAAAGATTACATAATAAAAAGGTTCTCATAGTTCTTGATGATGTGGATAAAAGAGAGCAAATTGAGAGACTGGCTGGAAGTTCGAGTTGGTTTTCTCCTGGAAGTAGGATAATTGTCACAACCAGGGATACACGAGTGTTAGTAGCTGAGCAAGAGCATATGAAAGAAGGCAACGGGAAGAAGTCGGAGGAATTGTGGACTTTGGAAATGGgagaaatgaattttgaacGTGCTCTTCAACTATTTTCGAGGCACGCTTTTAAAATGGATTATCCTCCAAGTGACTTCCTCAATCTATCAAAAGATGTTATTTCTGTTATCGGACGACTTCCTTTAGCTCTTGAAATCACAGGTTCATATCTTTGTGGCAAACCTAAAGAAGCATGGGAGGACAACCGAAATATGATGGTGAGGATACCGCAAAAGAACATCCAGAAAACGTTAATGATAAGCTCCGAAGCCCTAGACTTTCGAGCAAAACAAATCTTCCTTGATATAGCTTGTTTGCCAACTAAAACACAGATAAAGACTGCAAATTACATGTGGGAATCTTGCGGATTTCGTCCAGAGATGGGGACTAAAGAGCTAATTTTAGCATCTATTATTAAAGTAAGGGATGATGGCGAACTGTGGATGCATGACTATCTCAAAGatctaggaaaagaaattatttgtaTAGAGAACTTTATGGATTCTGGGATGCGCAGCCGGTTGTGGGATCATGAGGAAGCATTGGGTATATTGAAGAGAAAAGAG GGATCCGAAAACATTCAAGTGTTGTATCTTTTAAGTGATGATCCTACACAAAAATGCAATCTCTTTCAAGgtcattttagaaaatttcgCAATCTGAGATTACTTTATTTGCATGGGATTAATATTGTCAGGAATTTCGAGCATCGATTTCAAAAGTTAAGATGGCTATCTTGGCATTCTTGCCCTTCGGATTTCAAGGCGACCAATCTATATATGGAGAACCTAGCAATTCTTGATCTCTCCAACAGTGATATCTGCGAAGAATGGGAAGGATGGAGCCAAAGAAAG GCCGGAGACAATTTAAAAGTTCTAGATCTCTCTTCGTGTAAAATATCTGGAACATCCAATTTACCACGATACGGGAACCTAGAGAGATTGCTTCTTAATAATTGTCAACATTTGACAAGACTCAGCTGCTCCATCGGCAATTTGAAGAAATTGAAGCACTTGGATTTGAGGGATTGCGGGTCTCTTCAAGATTTGCCCGAAGAAATCGGTTCTCTCGAAGCATTAGAAGAGCTTTTCCTATCAAATTGCAGCCCGGACTTCACCACGTTGCCGGATTCAATCGGTAATCTGAAATCCTTGGTAGTTcttgatatatattatgtcaGGATCGTGACGCTTCCAGACACGATCAGCGAGCTGAGGAAACTTAAACGCCTGTCGTTGAGAAGCTGGTGGATAGAAAGGCTACCGGAAACACTTGGAGATATCCAGACATTAGTTGAATTGGACTTGGATTATACATATACTGCTCAGCTACCTGACTCCATCGGACGCCTTAAGAAGCTTCGGCATCTCTGTCTGAGTTTGTGCCAGTGTCTTGAAACACTTCCAAGCTCGATTGGCTACCTAGAGGAACTGATAATATTAAACATGTCACATTGCGAGGTGAAAACGTTACCTCGGTCTATTGGAATGATGAAGAAGCTTGAAGAGTTGCATGCACTTGGAAGCTACTTAGAAGAAATCCCACCAGAAATAGGGAGTTTGTCTTGCTTGAGAACAATGGACTTATCAGGTACCAACTTATCATGGTTACCCTCAACGATCGATCAACTTTCTTCACTCGAAAACCTCTCTGTATTGTGCGAAGAACTCAAGGAACTACCAAAGCTTCCTGCAGGTCTGGTCCATCTATGGGCGTTTCCGGATGTACTGGAGACGGTCATCTTAgatctctcaaataaaagcaACCAAATTAATTTGGTTTCGATAAATGGTCTAGGCGTTGAGGAATGGCGAAAGAAACCCAACCAAAATGGGGACAACCTGCTGGCTGCTGGCAAGCCGCGCTTTTAA
- the LOC116188522 gene encoding TMV resistance protein N-like isoform X2 — MDSVIPGAEYQVFLSFRGPDTRQGFADCLYHYMIDAGLRVFRDNEEIRQGEKIEEILRAIDNSAICMPIFSQGYASSKWCLRELAEMVEKKKKIMPIFYDVTPDDVKLKTPLYRDALQRHEDKNEKTQWENALEKVAKIKGSKLEDIGYGELCKLIVKEVLANLKVKNRVVTNNLVEMDESIENMLAYLDIQAPGVRCVVVHGIGGSGKTTLAKTLFNQLSTRFEACSFLADIRESSKHELKHLQKKLIRDLLPKDSGTISDTDGGLNILQERLHNKKVLIVLDDVDKREQIERLAGSSSWFSPGSRIIVTTRDTRVLVAEQEHMKEGNGKKSEELWTLEMGEMNFERALQLFSRHAFKMDYPPSDFLNLSKDVISVIGRLPLALEITGSYLCGKPKEAWEDNRNMMVRIPQKNIQKTLMISSEALDFRAKQIFLDIACLPTKTQIKTANYMWESCGFRPEMGTKELILASIIKVRDDGELWMHDYLKDLGKEIICIENFMDSGMRSRLWDHEEALGILKRKEGSENIQVLYLLSDDPTQKCNLFQGHFRKFRNLRLLYLHGINIVRNFEHRFQKLRWLSWHSCPSDFKATNLYMENLAILDLSNSDICEEWEGWSQRKEMMRMIREMVVWKEKKVISRSHCE, encoded by the exons ATGGACTCGGTCATACCAGGAGCTGAGTATCAAGTGTTCCTGAGCTTTAGGGGCCCGGATACTCGACAAGGGTTTGCAGACTGCCTTTATCATTACATGATTGAtgcaggacttcgcgtcttcAGAGACAATGAAGAGATTCGCCAAGGTGAGAAGATCGAAGAGATCCTAAGAGCCATAGACAACTCAGCCATCTGCATGCCCATCTTCTCACAGGGCTATGCTTCTAGCAAGTGGTGCCTCCGTGAACTAGCTGAAATggtggagaagaaaaaaaagattatgccTATCTTCTATGATGTGACTCCTGATGATGTAAAGCTCAAAACGCCTCTTTATCGTGATGCTCTGCAAAGACATGAGGATAAAAATGAGAAGACGCAGTGGGAGAATGCACTGGAGAAGGTGGCTAAAATAAAAGGATCGAAACTAGAAGATATTGG TTATGGTGAGTTATGCAAATTAATTGTCAAAGAGGTCTTGGCTAATTTGAAGGTAAAAAATCGGGTTGTAACTAACAACCTAGTAGAAATGGATGAAAGTATTGAAAACATGTTGGCCTACTTAGACATTCAAGCTCCTGGAGTGAGATGTGTGGTTGTTCATGGAATAGGCGGTAGCGGCAAGACAACTCTTGCCAAGACTTTGTTCAATCAACTATCAACCCGCTTTGAGGCTTGTAGTTTCCTAGCAGATATTCGAGAGTCTTCAAAACATGAACTTAAGCATCTGCAGAAAAAGCTAATTCGTGATCTTCTACCAAAAGACTCAGGAACTATTTCGGATACCGATGGTGGGCTCAACATCCTCCAAGAAAGATTACATAATAAAAAGGTTCTCATAGTTCTTGATGATGTGGATAAAAGAGAGCAAATTGAGAGACTGGCTGGAAGTTCGAGTTGGTTTTCTCCTGGAAGTAGGATAATTGTCACAACCAGGGATACACGAGTGTTAGTAGCTGAGCAAGAGCATATGAAAGAAGGCAACGGGAAGAAGTCGGAGGAATTGTGGACTTTGGAAATGGgagaaatgaattttgaacGTGCTCTTCAACTATTTTCGAGGCACGCTTTTAAAATGGATTATCCTCCAAGTGACTTCCTCAATCTATCAAAAGATGTTATTTCTGTTATCGGACGACTTCCTTTAGCTCTTGAAATCACAGGTTCATATCTTTGTGGCAAACCTAAAGAAGCATGGGAGGACAACCGAAATATGATGGTGAGGATACCGCAAAAGAACATCCAGAAAACGTTAATGATAAGCTCCGAAGCCCTAGACTTTCGAGCAAAACAAATCTTCCTTGATATAGCTTGTTTGCCAACTAAAACACAGATAAAGACTGCAAATTACATGTGGGAATCTTGCGGATTTCGTCCAGAGATGGGGACTAAAGAGCTAATTTTAGCATCTATTATTAAAGTAAGGGATGATGGCGAACTGTGGATGCATGACTATCTCAAAGatctaggaaaagaaattatttgtaTAGAGAACTTTATGGATTCTGGGATGCGCAGCCGGTTGTGGGATCATGAGGAAGCATTGGGTATATTGAAGAGAAAAGAG GGATCCGAAAACATTCAAGTGTTGTATCTTTTAAGTGATGATCCTACACAAAAATGCAATCTCTTTCAAGgtcattttagaaaatttcgCAATCTGAGATTACTTTATTTGCATGGGATTAATATTGTCAGGAATTTCGAGCATCGATTTCAAAAGTTAAGATGGCTATCTTGGCATTCTTGCCCTTCGGATTTCAAGGCGACCAATCTATATATGGAGAACCTAGCAATTCTTGATCTCTCCAACAGTGATATCTGCGAAGAATGGGAAGGATGGAGCCAAAGAAAG gagatgatgaggatgatcCGAGAGATGGTGGTctggaaggaaaagaaagtgaTCAGTAGAAGCCATTGCGAGTGA